In the genome of Candidatus Moraniibacteriota bacterium, one region contains:
- a CDS encoding 23S rRNA (adenine(2503)-C(2))-methyltransferase RlmN: METVNMTTREALFRAIFPSEPRFRWEQVLRALFDQKIAGWQEVSTISKDMREKIALSIQWMSVRSVTVLESRRRDTKKAVLECADGARVETVLMRNARGHWSVCVSSQVGCAMGCTFCATGSMGFVRNLTADEIVDQFRFWQYLLGQEESSESTLLSNVVFMGMGEPLANYDSVREAIRTLLAHTSLGATRITVSTVGLLPVLRKLLTDSLWPPVRLAVSLHSADPLTRKRIMPSSFNSFLDDLALWTKEYFSRYNERRRHLTFEYILLQGVNDGAEDVRKLVDFSRRVGKVKINLIPYNQTLSEHRESDRVTPFLAELKQSGIVATVRKAMGDDIAAACGQLVVEKKNA; encoded by the coding sequence ATGGAAACGGTCAATATGACAACTCGAGAGGCGCTTTTTCGAGCGATATTTCCTTCAGAGCCGAGGTTTCGTTGGGAGCAGGTTTTGCGTGCTTTGTTTGATCAGAAAATAGCCGGATGGCAGGAAGTGTCAACGATTTCGAAAGACATGCGAGAGAAAATCGCCTTGAGTATCCAATGGATGTCGGTCCGATCGGTAACGGTTTTGGAAAGTCGGCGGCGAGATACGAAGAAAGCGGTGCTTGAGTGTGCGGACGGGGCGCGCGTTGAGACGGTCCTTATGCGGAATGCGCGCGGGCATTGGAGCGTGTGCGTGTCGTCGCAGGTCGGATGCGCGATGGGTTGTACGTTTTGCGCGACGGGGAGCATGGGTTTTGTGCGGAATCTCACGGCTGATGAAATCGTGGACCAGTTTCGTTTTTGGCAGTACCTTCTTGGTCAAGAGGAATCTTCGGAATCGACGCTTCTCTCGAACGTGGTGTTTATGGGAATGGGTGAGCCTCTTGCGAACTATGATTCGGTGCGTGAGGCGATTCGGACATTGCTGGCACATACTTCTCTCGGAGCAACGCGGATTACCGTGTCGACCGTCGGGCTTTTACCGGTATTGCGAAAACTTCTTACTGATTCTCTCTGGCCGCCGGTTCGACTCGCCGTGTCACTTCACAGCGCCGATCCGTTGACGAGGAAGCGCATTATGCCATCGTCGTTCAACTCGTTCCTTGATGATTTGGCGCTATGGACCAAAGAATATTTCTCTCGATACAATGAGCGACGGCGACATCTCACATTCGAGTATATTCTCCTGCAAGGTGTGAATGACGGCGCAGAAGATGTCAGGAAGCTGGTTGATTTTTCTCGGCGGGTTGGGAAGGTGAAGATCAATCTTATCCCATACAATCAGACGCTGAGCGAGCATCGCGAGAGTGATCGAGTCACACCGTTTCTTGCTGAGTTAAAACAATCCGGTATTGTGGCGACGGTGCGGAAGGCTATGGGAGACGATATTGCCGCTGCGTGCGGACAGTTGGTAGTAGAGAAAAAGAATGCATAA
- a CDS encoding YggT family protein, whose product MHFSNIVKNFLVLLLGAIEFFLGMHFVLRLFGANTEAPFVRFVSETSAPLLAPFTDVFRSGHVVGFVFDFSTLLALFVYVFIGYLLIELMQHLDRPH is encoded by the coding sequence ATGCATTTTTCAAATATTGTCAAAAACTTTCTCGTACTGTTGCTTGGGGCGATCGAGTTCTTCTTGGGGATGCACTTCGTCTTGCGGCTTTTCGGGGCAAATACGGAGGCGCCTTTTGTGCGATTTGTTTCGGAGACGAGCGCGCCGCTTCTCGCGCCGTTTACCGATGTGTTCCGGAGCGGGCACGTGGTCGGATTCGTTTTTGATTTCTCGACGCTGCTCGCCCTTTTTGTCTATGTGTTTATCGGATATCTCCTGATTGAGCTCATGCAGCACCTAGATCGCCCTCATTGA
- a CDS encoding SHOCT domain-containing protein produces the protein MMGGYFGDGMGWFGFGFGWIATILFWGFVIWGILAVVHALTGRGSCRGYCDGVSRHGGDDANEGNRALDILKERYAKGEISEEDFEKMKKNIQ, from the coding sequence ATGATGGGCGGATATTTTGGCGATGGTATGGGGTGGTTCGGGTTTGGATTCGGTTGGATCGCGACGATTCTTTTCTGGGGATTTGTGATATGGGGAATTCTCGCGGTAGTGCACGCGCTTACCGGTCGAGGATCATGCCGAGGATATTGTGATGGAGTGTCTCGACATGGCGGTGATGATGCAAATGAAGGGAATCGCGCGCTGGATATTCTCAAAGAGCGATATGCTAAGGGAGAAATCTCCGAGGAGGATTTTGAGAAAATGAAAAAGAATATACAATAA
- a CDS encoding fibronectin type III domain-containing protein encodes MDEVSYGQGGGASPGRGVMSKLFRLLAAPERRMTVFTIVFLAVALIALVWFIVAKTSGEVADLHLSPSSTSATVGTPFNVDMSVDTHNNNVVAVKAVIQYDPANFTLLGVDTSASAFSTGNTCLYNSKPCEIIVQDAANGKATVTLAKPTPGVNTASGKIATLQFRALQPVVPSSANITIQYVAYGNYTDSDVIFDDGLGTDILNSATNTTVTASLEVPSGLAAPTKTATTVGLTWAAASANSTIVSYKIYRNGTQVGTSSTPSYTDTGLTPLTAYTYRISGVNGSGVESSQSSQVSATTLADTTAPSVPAGLTATANGMDKVDLSWTASTDDVAVTGYQVYRCTGASCSNYTQIGTPSGTTYNDTGLTAETTYRYRVAAVDAAGNASAQGTAVSATTAQDSAAPTVPTGVSATAVSISQINLSWTASTDNIAVTGYKVYRCTGASCSNYTQVGTPSGTTYNDTGLTVSTTYRYQVTALDARGNESARSTTVSAATNSDTTAPSVPSGLSGTAVSMTAIDLTWTASTDNVGVAGYRVFRNGTQVGTTSATTYSDTGLTKSTAYSYTVLAYDAAGNPSAQTTPVSVTTLNDTTAPSVPTGLSGTAVSMTAIDLTWTASTDNIAVTGYKVFRNGTQIADVTTGTSYSDTGLTQNTNYSYTALAYDADGNQSAQTSAISVKTLAKTYSISDFTALVSVWLQNVTNNPSDVNNDGVVNTRDIGIMMSNWQ; translated from the coding sequence ATGGATGAAGTTTCCTATGGACAGGGTGGCGGAGCGTCTCCCGGAAGGGGTGTGATGTCGAAGCTCTTTCGTCTTCTTGCGGCGCCGGAACGGCGCATGACGGTGTTTACTATTGTGTTCCTTGCGGTGGCGCTTATAGCGCTCGTATGGTTTATCGTAGCGAAGACATCGGGGGAGGTGGCCGATTTGCATTTGTCGCCATCATCGACGTCGGCGACAGTGGGGACGCCGTTTAATGTCGATATGAGTGTCGATACGCACAACAACAACGTTGTTGCGGTGAAGGCGGTGATTCAGTATGATCCGGCGAATTTTACACTCCTTGGTGTGGATACGTCAGCATCAGCGTTTTCTACTGGGAATACATGTCTGTACAACAGCAAGCCATGTGAAATTATTGTGCAGGATGCAGCCAATGGAAAAGCGACGGTTACCCTCGCCAAGCCGACACCGGGTGTAAATACGGCATCGGGGAAAATCGCAACCCTGCAGTTCCGAGCGCTTCAACCGGTCGTTCCTTCTTCGGCAAATATCACGATTCAATATGTTGCCTACGGAAACTACACCGATTCGGATGTTATCTTTGATGATGGACTCGGAACGGATATTTTGAATAGCGCGACGAACACAACTGTTACTGCATCTCTTGAGGTTCCATCTGGGCTTGCCGCACCGACGAAGACCGCTACAACCGTTGGTCTCACCTGGGCGGCCGCCTCGGCAAATTCAACCATTGTGAGTTACAAGATCTATCGGAATGGCACGCAAGTTGGGACAAGCTCGACTCCGTCATATACCGATACGGGTCTGACTCCGCTTACTGCGTATACGTATCGTATAAGCGGTGTGAATGGGAGTGGAGTTGAATCTTCCCAGTCAAGCCAGGTTTCGGCGACGACACTTGCCGATACAACGGCGCCGTCTGTTCCGGCGGGTCTTACGGCGACAGCAAATGGTATGGATAAGGTGGATCTTTCGTGGACAGCATCAACGGATGATGTGGCTGTGACGGGCTATCAAGTGTATCGTTGTACCGGCGCATCGTGCTCGAATTATACGCAGATAGGGACGCCAAGCGGAACGACCTACAATGATACGGGTCTGACTGCGGAAACGACATATAGGTATCGTGTTGCGGCAGTTGATGCGGCGGGAAATGCGTCAGCGCAGGGAACGGCGGTTTCAGCGACAACAGCGCAAGATTCGGCGGCGCCCACAGTGCCGACAGGTGTTTCGGCGACAGCAGTTTCCATATCACAGATCAATCTTTCTTGGACGGCGTCAACGGATAATATTGCGGTGACAGGGTACAAAGTATATCGTTGTACCGGCGCAAGTTGTTCAAACTATACCCAGGTTGGGACGCCGAGCGGAACGACCTACAATGATACGGGTCTGACCGTGAGCACTACGTATCGGTATCAGGTGACTGCTCTTGATGCGAGAGGCAATGAGTCGGCTCGATCGACTACGGTTTCGGCAGCGACCAACTCCGATACGACTGCTCCTTCTGTCCCATCCGGACTTTCAGGGACAGCTGTCTCCATGACGGCGATTGATCTCACCTGGACGGCTTCGACTGACAATGTGGGCGTAGCTGGTTACCGGGTGTTCCGCAATGGTACGCAGGTGGGGACAACATCAGCAACAACGTATTCCGATACAGGTCTCACAAAGTCGACCGCCTACTCGTACACCGTGCTCGCCTATGACGCAGCGGGAAATCCGTCAGCGCAGACCACTCCGGTTTCAGTGACGACGCTTAATGATACGACTGCTCCTTCTGTCCCAACCGGACTTTCAGGGACAGCTGTCTCCATGACGGCGATTGATCTCACCTGGACAGCGTCAACGGATAATATTGCGGTGACAGGGTACAAGGTCTTTCGAAACGGCACGCAGATTGCGGATGTGACAACGGGGACATCGTATTCCGATACGGGTCTGACGCAGAATACGAATTACTCGTACACAGCGCTTGCCTACGATGCCGATGGCAATCAGTCGGCACAGACGAGTGCTATCTCCGTGAAAACGCTTGCGAAGACCTATTCCATCTCGGATTTCACTGCGCTGGTTTCAGTGTGGCTCCAGAACGTGACGAATAATCCGTCGGATGTGAATAATGACGGCGTTGTGAATACGCGCGATATCGGTATTATGATGAGCAATTGGCAGTAG